GGTCGCGGCCCGGCCCGGCGTCTGGCGCCCGTTGCGCGGTCGGGCCACCGCCCTGGTCGCCCAGGACCCGGGCACGGCGCTGGACCCGCTGACCCGGGTGGGCCGACAGGTGGCGCTGCCGCTGCGGGCCCAGGGCGTGGCCCGCGCCGGGGCCCGGGACCGCGCCCGCGCGCTGCTGGCCGAGGTCGGGCTGCCCGACGCCGACCGCCGGTTCCCCAGCCAGCTCTCCGGCGGCCAGCGGCAGCGGGTCGCACTGGCGATGGCCCTGGCCGGCGCACCCCGGCTGCTGGTGGCCGACGAACCGACCTCGGCCCTGGACCCCACCGTGCAGGCCGACGTCCTCGACCTGCTCGACCGGGTGACGACGGAGGGGGCGCTGCTGCTGGTGACCCACGACCTCGCCGTCGCCACCCGGCTCTGCACCCGGCTGCTGGTGCTCGCCGAGGGCCGCCTGGTCGCCGACGGGCCGGTGGCGCAGGTGCTGGCCGACCCGCTGCTGGCCGACGTCGTGGCCGCGTCCCGCGAGCTGGCGGTGCACCGGTGACCGCCCCGTTGCTGGAGGCCCGCGGGCTCTCCCGCCGGTACGGCCGGACGACGGCCCTGGACGACGTCTCGCTCACCCTGGCCGCCGGCGAGCGGCTGGCGGTGGTGGGGGAGTCCGGGTCGGGCAAGTCCACGCTGGCCCGGCTGCTGCTGGCTCTGGACACCCCCGACGCCGGCACCGTCGCCCTCGACGGGCGGGCCGTGCGGCCGGGGTCGTCGCGGTCGCTGCGCTGGTTCCGCCGGCGGGTGCAGACCGTCCCGCAGGACCCCTCCCGCTCGTTCAACCCGCGGATGCGGGTCGGCGCGGCCGTCGCCGAGCCCCTGGCCTGCCTGCAGGTGCACGGTGACCACTCCGCCCGGGTCGCCGAGCTGCTCGTCGCCGTCGGCCTGGAGCCCGACGCCGCCACCCGCTGGCCGCACGAGTTCTCCGGCGGTCAGCGGCAACGGCTGGCGATCGCCCGGGCGCTGGCCCCGCGTCCGGAGCTGCTGATCGCCGACGAGCCGGTGAGCGCGCTGGACGTCGTCGTCCGGCTGCAGGTCGTGGACCTGCTGGCCGAGCTCTCCGCGGCCGAG
This sequence is a window from Geodermatophilaceae bacterium NBWT11. Protein-coding genes within it:
- a CDS encoding ABC transporter ATP-binding protein; amino-acid sequence: MTAPLLEARGLSRRYGRTTALDDVSLTLAAGERLAVVGESGSGKSTLARLLLALDTPDAGTVALDGRAVRPGSSRSLRWFRRRVQTVPQDPSRSFNPRMRVGAAVAEPLACLQVHGDHSARVAELLVAVGLEPDAATRWPHEFSGGQRQRLAIARALAPRPELLIADEPVSALDVVVRLQVVDLLAELSAAEGLALLVVSHDLGVVQHLCDRVLVLDGGRAVEEGPVDRVFAAPASPVTARLLDAVPTLAPA
- a CDS encoding ABC transporter ATP-binding protein — encoded protein: MLHVHDLSVTSPTRTLLTGVSFELSAGERVGIVGASGAGKSQLVGAVLGLTPPGLTVSGSVQIEGTEVVAARPGVWRPLRGRATALVAQDPGTALDPLTRVGRQVALPLRAQGVARAGARDRARALLAEVGLPDADRRFPSQLSGGQRQRVALAMALAGAPRLLVADEPTSALDPTVQADVLDLLDRVTTEGALLLVTHDLAVATRLCTRLLVLAEGRLVADGPVAQVLADPLLADVVAASRELAVHR